In Marinobacterium sp. LSUCC0821, the DNA window GCTATGCTTCAGCAGCACTTGGCTTCCATTATCGATACCACGCCAATGATAATGGTGTTGAACCGTTTTGATGAGATGCCTGAATTTATTACTCACGTTGCTTACATGGAGAAGCAGGGTCACTCTGCGGGGCGCTTAGCGTTTCAGGTTGATCGTAAAGATGAAGCAGCCTATGCCGATCTTTACCAACTCCTTCATCTGAAAACCACTGATCTAGAAGTGCCTCCAGCAGATCCTGCTAATAAACTTCCGGAGCTAGATCCTGCTCAGCCACTGGTTCGGTTGAAAAATATTTCAATCAAATACAGTGATGCAGTGATTGTTGAAGATTTTAACTGGACTATTGAACCTGGCCAGCATTGGCAACTCAGTGGACCAAACGGTAGTGGCAAAACGGGTGTGTTGTCGCTGATTACCGGCGATCATCCCCAGTGTTATGTGAATGATATTTTTGTCTTTGGCTACCAGCGCGGTAAGGGTGAAAGTATTTGGCAAATTAAACAGTTCATTGGTTACGTCTCAACATCCTTGCAGTGGGAGTATCGTGTCAGCATCAGCTGTAGAAACGTAATTATCTCTGGTTTCTATGACAGCATTGGTATGTACACAAAATCCTCTGATAACGAGAAACGTATCGCCAATGAGTGGCTAGCCCTTCTGGGTATGTCGGATCGTGCGGATGTTCCATTTAATAAACTCTCCTACGGTGATCAGCGCCTGCTTCTGATTGCTCGTGCAATGGTGAAGCATCCACCGCTACTAATTCTAGATGAACCATGTTTGGGTCTAGATGATATGAATCGTCAATTGGTGCTGGCGCTTATCGAGAAGATTTGTGAAGGTCAGGAGACGACAGTTCTCTATGTAAACCATCACGCAGAAGACCAAATTAAGGGTATCGAGAACTACCTGGCAATGACCAAGCGAGTTTAAGTTTGCCGCTATTCTGATTTTTGATGCTAGGATGTCAGTAAGTTTATAGCGTAATTGTTAATCTTTTTTGGGTGCTTGGATGACCGAACTGCTAACTTCAATAGAGCCAATCTTTCTACCATTGGTCGTGGTGCTCTCGTTGATGATCGGTAGTTTTCTGAATGTCGTGATCTATCGTTTGCCTTTGATGATGGAGCGCGCTTGGCGAAAAGAGGCTGTAGAGTATCTGGATCAAGTTTTAGGAGATGATGAGAAAACTCCTATGACTCTCTCGGTTCCCCGTTCTGCCTGCCCGCATTGCCAGCACTCAATTCGTTGGTACGAAAATATTCCCCTCTTCTCTTACCTTTTGATCCTGAAAGGTCGTTGCAGTAGCTGTGCTAAGCCCATCTCACTGCGTTATCCATTGGTTGAGCTGCTCACTGCGTCTGTTGGTGGAGTTGTGGCGTATCACTTTGGTTTTAGTCTGACAGCAGTAGCTGCTCTGCTATTCAGCTACGCCCTGATAGCTCTGCTTTATATTGATGCAGACCATCAGCTCTTGCCCGACTCTATAACACTGCCACTGATTTGGTTGGGATTGCTGGTTAACTGGGCGGGAGGTTTTGTCTCTTTGGATGCTGCTCTTTGGGGGGCGGTGATCGGCTACCTTTCACTCTGGTCTGTCTACTGGCTCTTTAAGTTACTCACCGGCAAAGAGGGTATGGGCTACGGCGACTTCAAGTTACTTGCGGCAATTGGGGCTTGGGCTGGAATCCAAGTGATGCCAGGTGTAATTCTAATCTCATCCCTTGTAGGTGTGGTTTTCGCAGTTGGTCAATCAATAGTCGGTAAGCGTGACCTTAAATCTGCAATGCCTTTCGGTCCATTTCTAGCGATAGCTGGCTGGATAATGTTGATCTGGGGAGGTCAGATCAATTCATGGTATCTCTCGCTTCTCTGATACAAGATCAGATAGACTTACCACATTAGCGTTAATTTAAAGTAGGAATGCAAAATGTCTGATCATTTAGATCAAGAAGATCCGATTGAAGTGGCCGAGGATGGTACTAAGCGTCCTAAGGGTATTTTTCTTTTACCAAACCTGTTTACCACCGGTGCACTCTTTTCTGGATTCTATGCAGTTATTGCGGGAATGAATGGACACTTCTCTGCAGCTGCAGTCGCAATTTTTATCGCGATGGTATTTGATGGGCTAGATGGTCGTGTTGCACGAATGACCAATACTCAAAGTAAGTTTGGTGCTGAGTATGATTCACTCTCAGATATGGTCTCTTTTGGTGTTGCGCCGGCACTTGTCTCTTTCACTTGGGTGCTCCAAGGTCTAGGTAAGTTTGGTTGGATGGCGGCATTTATTTACTGTGCTTGTGCTGCGCTTCGTTTGGCTCGGTTCAACACACAGATAGGTTCATTGGATAAGCGCTATTTTATGGGTCTGCCAAGTCCTGCTGCCGCTGCAACTATTGCTGGCATCATCTGGTACTTCTCGGAAAATGATATTAACCCTGCCGATTATGCAACGCTGATTGCTCTCTATGTTGCTTTGGTGGGTGTTGCTATGGTGAGTAACTTGCTCTACTTCAGTGGCAAAGATATCAACTTGCACGGAAAGATTCCTTTCATGAAAATGGCGGGTGTCGTTGTGGTTGTGGCATTGGTTGCTACCGAGCCAGAGCTCTACCTATGGTTGTTGTTCTTGGTCTACTCTCTTTCCGGTCCGGTTCAGTGGCTTCTGCGCAAGGGTAAAAGTAGCTGAGTAAGCTGATAACCTACATTATGAATTGGCCACCTTAGGGTGGCTTTTTCATTTATCTGTCAGTCATCGGTTTCAGACTGATTACGTACAACTAGCAAAACCCAGCAAACTGGTCTATTTGTGATATAGAGAGGTATGGCTATGTTGATTAAAACTCGAAAGCAGATACATGAATCAGAAGTGACAGATGAACGCCACTTTCTGAACAGGCGAAAGTTAATTCAGGGCTTTGCTGGTGTAGGC includes these proteins:
- the modF gene encoding molybdate ABC transporter ATP-binding protein ModF, which encodes MTSSIRIENLNVNFDERFELNEVNWTIESDQHWVVTGTNGSGKSALAAILAGFGDIQSGSIEGVPARVGLVSFEAQAELIKQELKKDDADILDVISEGTPVREMIFDYCEDQVLASELVEKFGLVPLLDRAFRKLSTGESRKMMLVRALANNPELLILDEPFDGLDSDTLAMLQQHLASIIDTTPMIMVLNRFDEMPEFITHVAYMEKQGHSAGRLAFQVDRKDEAAYADLYQLLHLKTTDLEVPPADPANKLPELDPAQPLVRLKNISIKYSDAVIVEDFNWTIEPGQHWQLSGPNGSGKTGVLSLITGDHPQCYVNDIFVFGYQRGKGESIWQIKQFIGYVSTSLQWEYRVSISCRNVIISGFYDSIGMYTKSSDNEKRIANEWLALLGMSDRADVPFNKLSYGDQRLLLIARAMVKHPPLLILDEPCLGLDDMNRQLVLALIEKICEGQETTVLYVNHHAEDQIKGIENYLAMTKRV
- a CDS encoding A24 family peptidase — translated: MTELLTSIEPIFLPLVVVLSLMIGSFLNVVIYRLPLMMERAWRKEAVEYLDQVLGDDEKTPMTLSVPRSACPHCQHSIRWYENIPLFSYLLILKGRCSSCAKPISLRYPLVELLTASVGGVVAYHFGFSLTAVAALLFSYALIALLYIDADHQLLPDSITLPLIWLGLLVNWAGGFVSLDAALWGAVIGYLSLWSVYWLFKLLTGKEGMGYGDFKLLAAIGAWAGIQVMPGVILISSLVGVVFAVGQSIVGKRDLKSAMPFGPFLAIAGWIMLIWGGQINSWYLSLL
- the pssA gene encoding CDP-diacylglycerol--serine O-phosphatidyltransferase, with the protein product MSDHLDQEDPIEVAEDGTKRPKGIFLLPNLFTTGALFSGFYAVIAGMNGHFSAAAVAIFIAMVFDGLDGRVARMTNTQSKFGAEYDSLSDMVSFGVAPALVSFTWVLQGLGKFGWMAAFIYCACAALRLARFNTQIGSLDKRYFMGLPSPAAAATIAGIIWYFSENDINPADYATLIALYVALVGVAMVSNLLYFSGKDINLHGKIPFMKMAGVVVVVALVATEPELYLWLLFLVYSLSGPVQWLLRKGKSS